In the genome of Pseudomonas fluorescens, the window GCACCTGTCGCCGATTCAAAAACACTCTCTGGGCGCGATAAGCAATCGTAGGTCATACGCAGGTGATTACGTTTCTGGTCCCAATCTTCCAGCTTTTGCCGGGCAGCCCCGTAAAGACTAACCCGCCATCCGGCGTCCAGATTCACAGAGAGCAAAGGCTGCCCGGTGAGCGTAGTGATTGTGGTTTGATTGGCGGGAGTGGACTTATCGTCCTCAAATATGGAAAAAAGCCGCGGATCGCGACTGTAACTGACTCGGTTTGGAGTGCTGTAGATATGTTGGGTGATGCGAGCCTCAGGGGCTTGCTGGTCCGATCGCCGATGATAGGCAATCTCACGTACGACGGCGCGACGCGGATCAATCACTGAAAGTGTCGGTGTATGTCTGTGCATTGCACTCGCTCCGGATTCACATGCAGGGATTAGCCACATGACATCCGGAACGTTTATCTGCCGTTACCGCACTACCGTCAACTGTCAGAAATTACAGGTACACGCACGGCCAACGCGCTTACGAAAGCATGTCCTGCATCAGTTCCTGCAACTTGTCCAGATCGAACGGCTTGTCCAGGATCGGCGCCTTGCGCGTGATCGGGCTGTCGGTCTCACGGATTTCCTGGGCATAGCCGCTGATGAAAATCACCTTGAGTTCGGGTCGCAGCTTCACGGCGGGCTCGGCGATCTGCACGCCGGAGATTCCACCGGGCAGGCGAAAGTCGGTGATCATCATGTCCAGGTGCGGTTTGCTCGCCAGGATTTCAAAGGCCTGTTCGCCGTTTTCGGCCTGCAATACGCGGTAACCCTCGCCCGACAGATAAGCGGACAGCACCATCAGAATCGAGGGATCGTCCTCGACGACGAGTACTACATCTTGTGCATCTTCGCTCATGGGAAGCCTTTGTTCGGTCAATTGCTGCTGATACGACCGTGGGGTCGATCAGAGGTTGCGTTTACCTGTCTGTTTTCCTACAGCGGCAGACAAACGCGAAACAAGGCGCCTTCGCCAATCCTGCTCTGGACGGTAATAGTACCGCCATGGGCGGCCACAATCTGTTCTGAAATAAACAATCCCAGGCCCAGCCCGGCGACGGCGTGCTTGGCCGATACGCGTTCGAACTGCTGGAAAATCCGTTTCTGGTTTTCTTCGCTGATGCCGATCCCTTGATCCTGCACGTCCACCAGCGCCTGGCCACCTTCACTGTAGACCTTCACCGAGATCGGGCTCTTGGCCCCGTAGCGCAAGGCGTTGGTCAACAGGTTGGAAATGACCTGCTCAATACGAAATTCGTCCCAGTTTCCGATCACCGGTTGCGCGGCATCGAGGGTGACCGACGCCTCGGCGGCGTCGATCTGCTGGGAAAAGTTGTGCAACAGGTGGCGAACCAGCGTCGAAAGATCGATGCGCGTCGGCCGGATCGACAAATTTCCGGTGCGAATGCGCGAGACATCGAGCATGTCTTCAATCAAGCGAATGAGGTTTTTGATCTGCCGCTCATCGCGGTCGACCATGGCGTGCATCTTGTCCAGGGTGAATGCGGCGGCGTTGTCCCGGGCCAGGTGCATCTTGCGCAACTGGGTTTCAAGGATCAGACCGTTGAGCGGCGTGCGCACCTCGTGGGCGACGATGGACATGAAGTCATCGCGCATGCGCACCGCCTGTTCCAGTTCCAGCTGGGTGTTTTGCAACTGCTTGAGCAGGGTCTCCTGTTCGCGGCGACTTTGCTCAAGGGCCAGCACTTGTTCCTTCATCGCCTTGCTCTGGCGATACAGGTCGACGAACACATTGACCTTGCTCTTGACCGCCTGGATGTCCAGCGGTTTGTGCAGGAAATCCACGGCACCGCTTTCATAGCCCTTGAACGCGTAGTTCAGTTCACGCCCGGCGGCGCTGACAAAAACGATCGGAATGTTCCTGGTTTTTTCCGTGCCACGCATCAACTCGGCCAGCTCGAAGCCATTCATGTCGGGCATCTGCACATCGAGGATGGCCAAGGCGAATTCGTGTTGTAACAGCAGGGACAAGGCTTCGTCGGCGGATAGCGCCTTGTAGACGATGCGGTCCTCACGCTTGATCAGTGCTTCGAGCGCCAGCAGATTCTCTGGCAGATCGTCCACGATCAGCAGTTTGGCCTGGATATTACTTAGCATGCGGTTCGTTCCAGCTCGACAAGCAAACGGCCGATGCCTTCGCGCAGCGGGCCGAGGATGTTCAACAGCGCCTCGACGCCACCGGCGGAGGCACCGATCACGATCGCTTCGATAGCCGGCAATCTCGTTGCACTGTTCATGATTTTCGATAGATCCGTTCTTGTTTGACCAACGGCTCGAACCGATTGCCGCAGGCTGAAAATTCCGGGGTTTCCTTACTGCCCAGCACCAGGAAACCGCGATGGCAGAGGGACTCATGAAACAGTCCGAACGCCCGATCCTGAAGTTTTTTATTGAAATAAATCAATACGTTACGACATGAAATTAATTGAGTTTCGGAAAATACGCTGTCCGTTGCCAGGCTGTGATCGGCGAAGGTCACGTTCTCGCGCAGGGTCTTGTCGAAAATCGCGTACCCATAGGCCGCCGTATAATAGTCGGCAAACGAACACTGGCCACCGGCCTGCTGGTAATTAGCAGTGTAGGCGCGGACATTCTCCATTGAGAAAATCCCTTGCTTGGCCTTTTCCAACGAGCGCGGATTGATGTCGGTGGCGTAGATGATCGTGCGGTCGAGCAGGCCCTCTTCGCGCAGCACAATGGCCATCGAATACACCTCTTCACCGGTGCTGCATCCGGCGATCCAGACCTTGATCGAAGGGTAGGTTCGCAGCAACGGCACCACTTCCTTGCGGATGGTCAGGAAGTGCGAGGGGTCGCGAAACATCTCGCTGACCGGAATGGTCAGCAATTGCAGCAATTGCATGAAGGCGGTGGGGTCGTGCAGGACCCTTTCCTGCAACGCCGAGATGGTATTGCACTCGAACTGACTCAACGCGTGGTTGACCCGGCGCTTGATCGAAGCGCCGGAGTAATCGCGAAAATCGTAGCTGTACTTGAGGTAGATCGCCTCGATCAACAACCGCAATTCGATTTCGCTGTTTCGCTCCACTGAGGAATTGCGCTCCACTAGATCCGTTCCATCTTCGGTAACCACACACGAATCAGCGAAAACAGGCGATCCAGGTCGATGGGCTTGGCCAGGTAATCGTTGGCGCCGGCCTGCAGGCAGTGCTCCTGATCGTCCTTCATGGCCTTGGCCGTCACCGCGATGATCGGCAACTTGCGCCAGCGCGGGTCCTTGCGGATTTCAACGGTGGCTTCAAAGCCATCCATTTCGGGCATCATCACGTCCATCAACACCAGATCGATGTCTTGCACCTCATTCAATCGTTCAATCGCTTCGCGGCCGTTGCGGCCAATGACCACGACCGCGCCCTTTTGCTCCAGCGCGCTGGTGAGGGCGAAAATGTTGCGCACATCGTCATCCACCAGCAGCACCTTGCGGCCCTCGAAGACCTTGTCGCGACTGCGGGCGACCTTGAGCATCTTCTGCCGTTCATGGGACAACCGTGATTCGACTTTGTGCAGAAAAAGCGTCACCTCATCCAGCAACCGCTCCGGCGAGCGTGCGCCCTTGATGATGATCGAACGCGAATACTTGCGCAGTTCGGCCTCTTCATCCCGGGTCAGGTTGCGCCCGGTATAGACGATGACGGGCACAAAAGAGCAGATGTCTTCGGTGGACATGCGCTTGAGCAGGTCATTACCGAGCATGTCCGGCAGCTTGAGGTCGATGATCATGCAATCGAAGACGGACGTGCGCAGCAGGTCCAGCGCCTCCTGCGCCAGGCCAACGGCAGTGATCTCGATGTCATCGTCGCCGATCAGGCGGGCAATACTGTCGCGCTGCAAGTCGTCGTCCTCGACCAGCAGCACGCGCTTGACCTTCTGGGTCAGCTTGGCCTCGAGGCGTGCAAACACATCCTTGAGTTCCTCGCGGGTGGTCGGTTTGACCGCATAGCCAATGGCGCCCATGTGCATCGCCGCCTCGACCCGGTCTTCGACCGAAATCACATGCACCGGGATGTGCCGGGTTTCGGCGTGTTCCTTCAAGCGTTGCAGCACGGTCAGACCGGAATGATCCGGCAGGCGCATGTCCAGCAGGATCGCATCGGGGATGAACGCCTTGGCCAGGTCGTAGCCTTCGTCGGCACCGTGGGCCACCAGACACTGATAACCCAGTTCATGGGCCAGGTCGTAGAGGATGTGCGCAAAGTTCGGCTCATCCTCCACCACCAGCATGCAGCGGGTGGTGAACGGCCCCTTGTTGCGATCGTCGTCGAAACGCGGAATGTCGACTTCGGCCACCCGTGGCGACAATGTGGGCGGCAATCCACTCGGCGCGGCCGCCACAGGAACGGCTCGCATCGGTTCGACTGGCACTTCGCCCGGTTCCACGTACTGCTGCGGCAAGACCAGGGTAAACACACTGCCCTGCCCCGGCGTGCTGCTCACGCTGATGGAGCCGCCGAGCAAGGCCGCCAGGTCACGGGAGATCGACAACCCCAGCCCGGTGCCGCCGTAACGCCGATTGGTGGTGCCATCGGCCTGACGGAACGCTTCGAAGATGCTTTCGTGCTGATCCACCTCGATGCCGATCCCGGAATCGCCGATGCTGAACGCGATGCCGTCATTCGGCGCTGTGGCGACAGACAGGCTGACGCTGCCGCTTTCAGTAAACTTCACGGCGTTGGACAGCAGATTCTTGAGGACCTGCTCCAGGCGCTGCCGGTCGGTGAACAGCATCAGCGGCGCACCGTCTTGCATATCCACCTGGAAATCCAGCTGTTTGTCGGTGGCCAACGGCTGGAACAGGCTGCGCAGGCCATCCACCAGACGCACCACGCTGGTGTTCTCCGGACGGATTTCCAGCTTGCCGGCCTCGACTTTGGAAATATCCAGAATGTCGTTGATCAGGTGGAGCAAATCATTGCCGGCGGAGTAGATCGACTCGGCGAACTTGACTTGCTCGGCACTGAGGTTTTGCTCGGGGTTTTCCGCCAGCAGCTTGGCCAGGATCAACGAACTGTTCAGCGGCGTGCGCAGCTCATGGGACATGTTGGCGAGGAATTCGGACTTGTACTTGCTCGATCGCTGCAATTCTACTGCGCGTTCTTCGAGCTGGATCCGGGCCTGATTGAGCTCGGTATTCTTCAAGTCCATGGCGTCGCGTTGCTCGGCCAATGCTTGTGCCTGCTCGGCGAGTTGTTCGTTGGTCTGCTCCAGCTCCACCTGCTGGGTTTCCATGTGCGCCTGGGACTCCTTGAGAATCCGCGATTGTTCTTCGAGCTCTTCGTTGGCGGTCTTGAGTTCTTCCTGCTGAACCTGCAATTCTTCGTTGAGTTGCTGGGTTTCGGCCAACACCTCCTGTAAACGCTGGCGATAGCGTGCCGCCTCGATCGAGGTGCCGATGTTGCCGGCAATCAGCTCAAGCAATTCAACGTCACGGTCCGTCAGTGGACGCAGAAAGCCCAACTCGATCACGCCATTGACCCGCTCGTCATCGCTGGTTGGCACCACCAGCACACTGCGCGGCAAACCGTCACCGAGGCCGGAGCTGACCTTGAAATAATCTCCCGGCACCTCGTCCAGGCGAATCAGCCGTGCCTGCTGCGCTACTTGGCCGACAATGCCTTCGTCGCTGTAGATCTGCTGTTCACGGTCTTGCTGTTCGCGGGAAAAACCGTAGGTGGCGATGCGCTTGAGGCCGCCGTGGTCTTCGCGCACATAAATAGCCGCTACGGCGGTGCCCAGGTACTGCGCGCAGAACTGCAGGATGTTGCGACCCAGCATGTTCAGGCTCAATTGCCCCAACACCTGCTCGGCCAGTTCGGTCTGGCCGTTGCGCAGCCAGGCCTGTTGCTCCAGACGATGAGCGCTGGCTTGCTGGCCGGCAAGGTTGACGCTGTAGTTCTGCGACAGGGTCATCAAATCGCGACGCCCGACATACGCCAGCAACCCGCTGACCCCGGCAATGAACAACAGGTAGAGACTGATGCTCATGACCGTGGTACGTCGCACTTCATCATTGCGCGATGCACGCAACTGTTGCTCGGTGTCGATCACCGCCTCGAACTGCTTGCGAATTTCATCGGTCAGGCGTTTGCCGCGTCCGGCCTTGACCACGGCGCGATAGTCCCCGCTGCTGCGCTGCAAATCGATCATCGATTGTGCATAGTCGGACCACTCCTGCTGTAAGGCCTGCAACCGCAATAAGCGGTCGGTCTGCACCGGGTTGTCGGCGGTCAGTTCGAGCATGGTGTTGAGCGCCACGGCGATGCGCGGCTTGGCGGTTTCGTAGGGGTCGAGGAAATGTTCGTCGCCACTGAGCAGGAAACCGCGCATCCCGGTTTCCAGGTCCACGGTCAGCTTGACCGCTTCATTGGCGTTATTGATCACCCGATCGGTGTGCTCCACCCACTGGATCGTCGACAGTAAATAGCTGATCAGCGACACGAAGAACACGGCGCTGATGAGACCCAGACCCAATGGCAGGCTGATGTTGCGGCTCAGGAGTTTACGAAATCGTTGTTCATCAACCGAGGACGCGGAGGGCATGGGGCGGGCCTTGTCGAACTGTCAGATTGCAAGGAGTTTGCCCCAAAACTGGCACATTGATCCAATTTTCTGACATGTTTGCGCGCAAGGTCCTACATTGCACTGCGCCCGTTCCCAGGCCACGGGTTATCCTCGCGTGGCCTGCACTGCAATTCTTTTTTACAACGTAGGGAACTTGTCGGGATCCGCCACTTACTCATGCAAGAGGCCGACGATTTCCAGCGACCGGCAATGCCAATCTTTTCGGGAACTTGACTATGTCATCCGCCAACGCCTCCACCATCCTTGTCGTCGAAGACGATGCCATCGTGCGCATGCTGATCGTCGACGTACTGGAAGAACTGGAATTCAAGGTGCTGGAAGCCGATGGCAGTGAACAGGCGCTGGAGACACTCAAGGACGTGAACCAACACATTGACCTGATGATGACTGATGTTGGCCTGCCGGTCATGGACGGCCGCGAACTGGCCAATCAAGCCCGTGCGTTACGTCCAGCCCTTCCAATACTGTTTGCCAGCGGGTATGCCGAAAACATCGAAGTGCCTCAAGGCATGCACTTGATCGGCAAACCGTTCTCCATTGATCAGTTGCGTGACAAGGTCAAAGGCATTCTCGGGTGACACTGCGCTGCGCTGTGGTTTAATGCGCGCCTTTTTCGTCCCTGCCCTGTCTTCGTTTCAAGGAATTCCCGTCCATGATTGAGCCCCGCGCAACCAAAGTCCTGGTCATTGGTTACGTCTGGCCCGAGCCCCGCTCTTCGGCGGCCAGCGGGCATGTCATGCAAATTCTCGATGTTTTCCTGGAACAAGGCTGGGACATCACGTTCAGCAGCCCGGCGGGCTTCGGCGAGCAACGTGCAGACCTGACGGCGCTGGGTATTCGCGAGGTCCCCATCGAGCTGAACAACAGCAGTTTCGATGCATTCATCAGCGAACTGGCGCCAGACATCGTGTTGTTCGATCAATTCATGATGGAGGAACAGTTCGGCTGGCGGGTCGAGAAGCATTGCCCCGATGCCTTGCGCGTGCTCGAAAGTTGCGACCTGCAAAGCCTCAGGCAGGGTCGGCATCAACGCCTCAAGGAACGCTTGAAGGCCAGTGACGACAACGATGACTTCAGCGACCTGTTCGCCCCGGCGTCGCGCGAAGAATTCGAACACATGGCCCATACCGATATGGCGAAGCGCGAGATCGCCTCATTTTATCGTTGTGATTTGACGCTGATGGTTTCCGAAGTGGAAATCGAATTGCTGGTCGAGCAATTCAGGTTTGCGCGCAACCTGTTGCACTGGTGCCCATTGATGGTCGATGTTCCGACCAATGAGCCGGTACCGTTTGAAGACCGGGCACACTTTCTTCATATCGGTAACTTTCGCCATGCGCCCAACTGGGATGCAGTGCTCTGGTTGAAAACCGCTATCTGGCCGCTGATTCGCGAGCAAATACCCGGCGCTCAATTGCATATCTATGGTGCCTACACGCCACCCAAGGCGACTGCCCTGCATAACCCGGCCCAGGGTTTTCATGTCATGAACTGGGCAGAAGACGCCCTGCAAGTCATGTCGTCGGCGCGGGTCTGTATGGCGCCTCTGCGTTTTGGCGCGGGAATCAAAGGCAAGATTGTCGATGCGATGCTCTGTGGCACACCGAATGTGACAACGCCAGTAGGTGCCGAGGCGATGCATGGCGAAGAGGCATGGCCCGGTGCAGTGACCCGTTCGGCACGCGAATTCGCCGATCATGCCGTGCAACTGCACAACGACAAGACCCGCTGGCTGGGCGCCCAGGCGCACGGGAAAACCCTGCTTGCCGGCCGCTACCAGAAATCCGTTCATGGCCCGGCGTTGATCCAGCGACTGGTCGATTGCCAGCGGGATCTGGCCAACATCAGACGAGATAACTTTACCGGCAGCATGCTGCGTCATCACCAGCACAAGAGCACTCAATACATGGCGCAATGGATCGAGGCGAAGAACCGCCTTAATCAGGAGTAGCCCACCCTCCTTGCGCGATACATAGATACCGCCCTTGCTGTACCCGACCGGTTAACCTGAGCGCTTCACACCCCATGGATGGGGTGTTTCGCACAAGGAATGGCCATGACCGGCAACACGCGTGGTTTGCTCGACAAGCAAACCTGGATGAGCAACACCCTCGAGATCAATCAACTCAAACTCACCGATATCGTCTGGCCTGGCGTGCATAACGCCGGCATGGACAAACAAGCGCCGAACTACGACGTCGTGACCGGCAACTGGACCGCCTGTCAGAACGACACGTTCTCCTGGCAACTGGCCAACGGCGCCCGCGCCTTCGACATCCGCCTGGGCTACACGGCCGGTGCGGCTCGATCGGGCTTCTACTTTCACCATAACGGCTTTCGCTCGCATCGAGTCCTGGACGATCTGATCGACGCGGTGCTGCTGTTCCTTGATCGAAACCCGGACGAATTCATCGTGTTGGACTTCCATCAACTGGCCGATGGCAAAAAACCTTTCGATCATAAAAGGCTCAGTGACTGGCTCGTGCGTCGTCTAGGGCTGCGGGCCGTCCTTCCCGGCGACGGACTCAAAACAGTGGGAGAACTGAAAACTGCGAGCCGGCATCGCCGGGTGATCATGGCGGCACCCGCCCTGGAGGAACTCGATGGCGAGTCCTTCTGGCCGCGTATCCCGCACAAGTGGCGCGACAACAGGTTCTCCGACCCCGCCGAGCTGCAACGCTATATCGCGCAAACCCTGGAGGATGCGCCCTACGAAACCTTCCTCTGGTCACTGTCCGCGACCACCTACTCGCTACTGGGTGGCCCCGGGCATATCAAGCGGCAGATCAACGACTGGTTCAACACCACGGGACACTGGGTGACGCGTTGCAGCATCATCAGCACCGATTTTTTCGACGAGTCCGACATCGTCCGTTATTGCTGGAGTGCGACCAGCATGAAAGCGGTTTACGGCCGTGCCTTGCATGAACAGACGCACCGACGGTAGTAGCATTAGCCCTGCGGCAAGAGGCATGATCGGGGCGGGATAACAACACAAGCGCCCTGACATGACCCGCACCGCCAGAGTCACCGATCCTTCCTATGAGTTGATGGACGACCACAACGGCTTGTCCATCATCTACCGCCAGCACGGTTTCCCCTGCCCGCTGGTGCGCTGGCATTTCCACAAGGAATACGAGCTGCACCTGATCGTCGCCAGTTCCGGCAAGGTGTTCATCGGCGACTACATCGGCAACTTCTATCCCCAGACACTGTTTCTCACCGGCCCCAACCTGCCCCACAACTGGATCAGTCAGGTGGCCGAGGACGAAGTGGTGCCCAAGCGCGACATGCTGGTCAACTTCACCGACGAGTTGTTCGACAGCGGCTATCCGGTGTTCGCCGAACTCAAGGCCCTGGCACCGCTGCTCGAGCGCGCGCAGTACGGCATCGAGTTTCGCTGCAAGCACACCATCGGCAAGGCCATGGATTTGATGCAGCGCATTGCCGATACCACCGGCATCACCCGGCTCGGGCACTTTTTCATTCTGCTGGAATTGCTCGCGGCCACCGACGACTACCAATTGCTATCCGGTGCCACGACCCCGCAACTGGCCGACGAACACAACATCGACCGCACCAACCGCGCGGTGGATTACATCTTCGCCCATTACGCCCGGGACTTGACGCTGGAGGAAGTCGCCGAGCACCTGGGCATGAAACCGACTTATTTCAGCCGGGTATTCAAGCAGGCCACCGGACGCAACTTCATCGAGTTCGTCAATCGCCTGCGTATCAGCAAGTCCTGCGAGTTGCTGGCCGATGGCGACAAGCCGGTGACCGATGTTTGCTTCGAATCGGGCTTCAACAATATTTCCAACTTCAACCGGCGCTTCCAGCAGCTCAAGGGCATGACGCCTTCGCATTACCGGCGGCTGGTGGTGCAGCGGTTGACCGAGCAAAACCTGGGCTGAAGGCACACCTCAAATCCCTGTGGGAGCGAGCCTGCTCGCGATGAGGCCGTATCAGTCGATATTTATTAACCTGATACACCGCCATCGCGAGCAAGCTCGCTCCCACAGGTACAGCGTTACCCCCCCTAAAACCTGTACGGATTCAATACCGCACCATCGCTGAAAAGCCCTTCCCAGTGTCTACCCCCCAAAAACCCAGTGCAAAAAAGTATCGATCAAAGTGCGATGGATGATTTGTCTCGCCCTCCATTGAAGGATGTAATCAGCACAGATTCTTCCCTCCGCAGGAAGACACAAAAACAATAACTGTCCTTCTGTATCCCGCCGGGTGCAGGAAAGGAGTGCACGATGCAACCTTCGGTAAAAGCTCTGCTTGCCCTCACCTGCATGACCCTCAGCAGCGTCAGCCTTGGCGCACAGACCCTGACCATCGCCACCGTCAACAACAGCGACATGATCCGCATGCAAAAGCTCTCGAAAACCTTCGAGGCCGAGCATCCGCAGATCAAGCTCAATTGGGTGGTCCTCGAAGAAAACGTCCTGCGCCAGCGCCTGACCACCGACATCGCCACCCAGGGCGGACAGTTCGATGTGCTGACCATTGGCATGTACGAAGCCGCACTCTGGGGCGCCAAGGGCTGGCTGGAGCCGATGAATAATCTGCCGACCAGCTATGCCCTTGACGACGTGTTCCCGTCGGTGCGCGAAGGCCTGTCGGTCAAAGGCTCGCTGTACGCCCTGCCGTTCTACGCCGAAAGCTCAATCACCTACTACCGCACCGACCTGTTCAAGGACGCCGGCCTGACCATGCCCGAGCGCCCGACCTGGGAACAGATCGGTGAATTCGCCGCCAAATTGAACAAACCCGAGCAGGAACAATACGGCATCTGCCTGCGGGGCAAGGCTGGCTGGGGCGAGAACATGGCACTGGTCACCACTGTGGCCAATGCCTATGGCGCGCGCTGGTTCGATGAAAAGTGGCAGCCGGAATTCAACGGTCCCGAATGGAAAAACGCGCTGAACTTCTATGTCGGCACCATGCAGAAATCCGGCCCGCCGGGGGCGTCGAGCAACGGTTTCAATGAAAACCTGGCGTTGTTCAACAGCGGCAAATGCGCGATCTGGGTCGATGCCAGCGTCGCCGGCTCGTTCGTCACCGACAAGTCCCAGAGCAAGGTCTCCGATCACGTCGGCTTCACCTAGGCGCCCCATCAGGTCACTGACAAAGGCTCGGCCTGGTTGTACTCCTGGGCGCTGGCCATTCCGACCAGTTCCAAGGCCAAGGACGCGGCGAAAACCTTTAGCGCCTGGGCCACGTCCAAAGAATACGGCGCACTGGTCGCGGAAAAAGACGGCATCGCCAACGTGCCGCCGGGCACGCGGGCCTCGACCTACAGCGAGGCGTACTTGAGCGCCGCACCGTTTGCCAAGGTCACGCTGGAATCGCTCAAGGCCACGGACCCGAGCAAGCCGGGCGCCAGGCCTGTGCCGTACATCGGCATCCAGTTGGTGACCATTCCCGAGTTCCAGGGCATTGGTACCCAGGTCGGCAAATCCTTCTCGGCGGCGCTGATCGGCCAGACCACGGTCGACCAGGCGTTGGCAGCGGCCCAGCAAACCACCGAGCGCGAGATGAAGCGCGCGGGTTATCCCAAGTAAGCCAGACCCCGCTCTCGCCTTCTGTGGGAGCGAGCTTGCTCGCGATGAGGCCGGTACAACCGACGCATTTTCGTGACTGAAACATCGCTTTCGCGAGCAGGCTCGCTCCCACAGTTGATCTTCATTGCCTGTACCCAATCGGTTCAACACCATGAATACATCAACTGCAAAAGCTCACATGGACATTGCCCAACCACAGCGCAAGAGTCGCGTGGCCAATCCCGGCTGGTTTCTGGTCAGCCCTTCGGTGGCCTTGCTGCTGTTGTGGATGATCGTACCGCTGGGTATGACCGTCTACTTCTCGACGATTCGCTACAACTTGCTCAACCCCGGCGAGAACGAGTTCGTCGGGCTGGAAAACTTCACCTACTTCCTCACCGACTCGGGCTTCCTGCCCGGCGCCAGCAACACGCTGTTGCTGGTGGGCAGCGTGCTGCTGATCAGTGTGGTGTTCGGTGTGCTGATCAGTGCTTTGCTTGAGGCCAGTGAGTTTTTCGGTCGCGGCGTCGTGCGGGTGCTGCTGATCTCGCCGTTTTTCATCATGCCCACGGTGGGCGCACTGATCTGGAAGAACCTGATCTTCCATCCGGTCTCGGGGATTCTCGCCTACGTCTGGAAGCTGTTCGGCGCGCAACCGGTGGACTGGCTGGCGCACTACCCGCTGCTGTCGATCATCATCATTGTCTCGTGGCAATGGCTGCCCTTCGCGATCCTGATCCTGATGACCGCCATGCAGTCCCTCGACCAGGAACAGAAAGAAGCCGCGCGCCTCGATGGTGCCGGGCCCATCGCGATTTTCTGGCACCTGACCCTGCCACACCTGGCACGGCCGATTGCGGTGGTGGTGATGATCGAAACCATCTTCCTGCTCTCGGTGTTCGCCGAAATCTTCACCACCACCAACGGCGGCCCCGGCTACGCCTCGACCAACCTCGCCTACCTGATCTACAACCAGGCGCTGGTGCAGTTCGACGTCGGCATGGCCTCGGCGGGCGGCTTGATCGCCGTGGTCATCGCCAACATCGCCGCGATCATCCTGGTGCGGATGATCGGCAAAAACCTGACCGACAAAGCCTGAGGCCTGCCATGACTCTTCAACAATCCCGTCGCCTGCAAAGCCTGCTGCTCGGTACGTTGGCCTGGGCCATCGCGATCCTGATCTTCTTTCCGATCTTCTGGATGGTTTTGACCAGTTTCAAAACCGAAATCGATGCCTTCGCCACGCCGCCGCAGTTCATCTTCATGCCGACGCTGGAGAACTATCTGCACATCAACGAGCGCAGCGACTATTTCAGTTTCGCCTGGAACTCAGTGGTGATTTCCTTCAGCGCCACAGCCCTGTGCCTGTTGATCGCGGTGCCGGCGGCCTACTCCATGGCGTTCTACGAAACCCAGCGCACCAGGGGCACGCTGCTGTGGATGCTCTCGACCAAGATGCTGCCGCCGGTGGGCGTGCTGATGCCGATTTACCTGCTGGCCAAGAGTTTCGGCCTGCTCGACACGCGCATTGCGCTGATCGTGATCTACACGCTGATCAAC includes:
- a CDS encoding response regulator, with the translated sequence MSEDAQDVVLVVEDDPSILMVLSAYLSGEGYRVLQAENGEQAFEILASKPHLDMMITDFRLPGGISGVQIAEPAVKLRPELKVIFISGYAQEIRETDSPITRKAPILDKPFDLDKLQELMQDMLS
- a CDS encoding protein-glutamate O-methyltransferase CheR produces the protein MERNSSVERNSEIELRLLIEAIYLKYSYDFRDYSGASIKRRVNHALSQFECNTISALQERVLHDPTAFMQLLQLLTIPVSEMFRDPSHFLTIRKEVVPLLRTYPSIKVWIAGCSTGEEVYSMAIVLREEGLLDRTIIYATDINPRSLEKAKQGIFSMENVRAYTANYQQAGGQCSFADYYTAAYGYAIFDKTLRENVTFADHSLATDSVFSETQLISCRNVLIYFNKKLQDRAFGLFHESLCHRGFLVLGSKETPEFSACGNRFEPLVKQERIYRKS
- a CDS encoding response regulator, producing MSSANASTILVVEDDAIVRMLIVDVLEELEFKVLEADGSEQALETLKDVNQHIDLMMTDVGLPVMDGRELANQARALRPALPILFASGYAENIEVPQGMHLIGKPFSIDQLRDKVKGILG
- a CDS encoding response regulator; the encoded protein is MPSASSVDEQRFRKLLSRNISLPLGLGLISAVFFVSLISYLLSTIQWVEHTDRVINNANEAVKLTVDLETGMRGFLLSGDEHFLDPYETAKPRIAVALNTMLELTADNPVQTDRLLRLQALQQEWSDYAQSMIDLQRSSGDYRAVVKAGRGKRLTDEIRKQFEAVIDTEQQLRASRNDEVRRTTVMSISLYLLFIAGVSGLLAYVGRRDLMTLSQNYSVNLAGQQASAHRLEQQAWLRNGQTELAEQVLGQLSLNMLGRNILQFCAQYLGTAVAAIYVREDHGGLKRIATYGFSREQQDREQQIYSDEGIVGQVAQQARLIRLDEVPGDYFKVSSGLGDGLPRSVLVVPTSDDERVNGVIELGFLRPLTDRDVELLELIAGNIGTSIEAARYRQRLQEVLAETQQLNEELQVQQEELKTANEELEEQSRILKESQAHMETQQVELEQTNEQLAEQAQALAEQRDAMDLKNTELNQARIQLEERAVELQRSSKYKSEFLANMSHELRTPLNSSLILAKLLAENPEQNLSAEQVKFAESIYSAGNDLLHLINDILDISKVEAGKLEIRPENTSVVRLVDGLRSLFQPLATDKQLDFQVDMQDGAPLMLFTDRQRLEQVLKNLLSNAVKFTESGSVSLSVATAPNDGIAFSIGDSGIGIEVDQHESIFEAFRQADGTTNRRYGGTGLGLSISRDLAALLGGSISVSSTPGQGSVFTLVLPQQYVEPGEVPVEPMRAVPVAAAPSGLPPTLSPRVAEVDIPRFDDDRNKGPFTTRCMLVVEDEPNFAHILYDLAHELGYQCLVAHGADEGYDLAKAFIPDAILLDMRLPDHSGLTVLQRLKEHAETRHIPVHVISVEDRVEAAMHMGAIGYAVKPTTREELKDVFARLEAKLTQKVKRVLLVEDDDLQRDSIARLIGDDDIEITAVGLAQEALDLLRTSVFDCMIIDLKLPDMLGNDLLKRMSTEDICSFVPVIVYTGRNLTRDEEAELRKYSRSIIIKGARSPERLLDEVTLFLHKVESRLSHERQKMLKVARSRDKVFEGRKVLLVDDDVRNIFALTSALEQKGAVVVIGRNGREAIERLNEVQDIDLVLMDVMMPEMDGFEATVEIRKDPRWRKLPIIAVTAKAMKDDQEHCLQAGANDYLAKPIDLDRLFSLIRVWLPKMERI
- a CDS encoding hybrid sensor histidine kinase/response regulator, with amino-acid sequence MLSNIQAKLLIVDDLPENLLALEALIKREDRIVYKALSADEALSLLLQHEFALAILDVQMPDMNGFELAELMRGTEKTRNIPIVFVSAAGRELNYAFKGYESGAVDFLHKPLDIQAVKSKVNVFVDLYRQSKAMKEQVLALEQSRREQETLLKQLQNTQLELEQAVRMRDDFMSIVAHEVRTPLNGLILETQLRKMHLARDNAAAFTLDKMHAMVDRDERQIKNLIRLIEDMLDVSRIRTGNLSIRPTRIDLSTLVRHLLHNFSQQIDAAEASVTLDAAQPVIGNWDEFRIEQVISNLLTNALRYGAKSPISVKVYSEGGQALVDVQDQGIGISEENQKRIFQQFERVSAKHAVAGLGLGLFISEQIVAAHGGTITVQSRIGEGALFRVCLPL